Genomic DNA from Xylanivirga thermophila:
GGAGGATTTGCGTTAACCTTCCAAGTCCGGATACTATTATACATGTTGTCAAGGTTCAGGCCAACAGGTGCTGGCAAATTGGCTAAGATATGGAGCCAAAAATGTATTTGATATTTAGATTAGATTGCTTTTATTTGATATGGTTAAATATTAAACTTGCAGGTTTGACAGTGATTTCATTCACTGGTTAATACAATACTAATTATACAAGGGAGTGATATATATGTTAGCCTTAAATAATATTTCAAAAACATTTAACACTGGTACGCCAAATGAAAAAACAATATTCAAAGATTTTAATTTAACAGTTGAAGATGAAGATTTTATATCCATAATAGGAAGCAATGGAGCCGGGAAATCTACCCTTTTAAATATAATTGCCGGTGCATATCCTGTAGATCGGGGTACCATAAGGCTAGATGGCACTGATATAACAAAATTTCCAGAGCATAAAAAATCCTATCTTATAGGAAGGGTTTTTCAAGATCCCCTTAAAGGTACTGCTCCATCTATGACTATAGAGGAGAATCTGGCCATGGCTTTAAACCGTGGCAAAAAATTAAGCCTATCTCGGGGTATAACAAAAAAAGACAGGGAGTACTTCAAAGAACAATTAAGCCTAGTAGATTTAGGGCTGGAAAACAGGCTAACCGATCGAGTAGAATTGTTGTCAGGAGGACAAAGACAGGTTCTAACCCTTATAATGGCTACCATTACAAAACCAAAGTTATTACTTTTAGATGAACATACTGCAGCGTTAGATCCTAAAACCGCCGAACTCGTAAACTCCCTTACAAATCATATAATAAATCAGAATAAAATAACCACCCTTATGATAACCCATAACATGGAACATGCCATAACTACCGGCAATCGTCTGCTTATGATGCACGAAGGAGATATAATCTTTGATATGGGTGGGGCTGAAAAGAAAAAGACAACAGTTTCAGGATTACTGAATAAATTTGAAGAAGTACAAAAGATAAGTTTTAACACTGACAGGGTAATGCTAGCATACTAGCACTACCCTGTTTTTATTAATTAATTTTCTTTTTTCTTATATTGCATTATAGACACTATTATAACCATCAATGCAACCAGCGCAATTAACCATTTAACAGAAGATTGGAGGCTTCCGTCTTGGGACATAAATCCTATAATTGCCGGTACCGACATACTACCTATAGCTGCAATGGTAACCAGCCCTCCTGTTATCGCCCCTTTATTATTGGGATAAATATTACCTGCAATAGCAATAACCGTTGGGAATAAACCTCCAAAGAAAAAACCTGTAATAAAGAGCCCTATTACTATTATTATGCCTACTCCCGCCATGAAGGCCATCACTATCCCAACTAATGAACCTATTGACGCATACAATATCCATCTATAATAGCCTATTTTTTCTGAAATAAAACTGCTAAATAGCCTTCCCAATGTAATCCCCAAATTATAAATAGCAAGGGTTCCTGCTGCAAAAAATATGGGAAAGTTTACTACATCCCCCATGTATTTATTTATCCATGTATTTATACTCTGTCCTACCCCTGAATATATAAATAGTATAAGGCCTAGGGCAATTACTGTAGAAGATATGATAAAATGTCCTTTACCTGCATCGGATGTTTGAACATTTTGAATCTGAGGAAATGATTGAAACCATATAAATATAGTTATTAAAAGACCTATGATGGCATTTACAAGATATATATATCTCCAATTGCATCCTAAAGCAAGCATACTACCCGATATAATAGGACCTATAAGGCAGCCTATCCCAAAGAACATATGTAATCTATTAAGTGCCCTGCTCATTTTCTCAGGATATAAATCGGATATGGCGGCACTAGCTGAAGTATCGAGCATACCATGTCCGACGCCTGCTATAACTGCAAATATCAACCCACCTGTATACCATGATAGCGTACCTATACCTAAAAGACCTAAAGTTAAGCACAAAGTACCACCAAATAATATTGGTTTTCGTCCCGCCTTATCGCTTAATATGCCACTTGCAAGCACCGATAGGGTACGACCCATAGACATAAAGGTGACAAATAGACTGGCCTTTCCCATGCTTATATTGTAGTCCTTCATTAAATAATTTATAGTAGGTCCATAAACAGTTACAGTAATACCTATTAGAAAAAACGATGCATAGAGCGCTGCTACAGATCCCTTCCTGTTTATATTATTTTCCATAAAGTCCATCCCCGTTTCTCTAAATTTATTATAAAAAGGCCTGACTTTTTAACTGGTCAAGCCTTTTTATAATGAACCTTACATACAGCAATTGTCTTGATCTATATAATACTCTTTACAAAATCTATACTTTGTTTTGTCTCTTCTATAGGATCGCCTATGCCTTCATATTCGATAGATAAATAACCATAATAGTCATTGGATTTTAAAAACTCGATTGTTTTTTTAATAGGTACATCACCCTGCCCTATGGGGATAGCTTGGTACATGTGATCATCAAGGGAACGATACACTTCTTGAATTCCTTCATCATGTAACCTTTTAAAATCCTTAAGATGTACATATCCTATACTAGACCTTAAATGCTTTATGCCATCCATAGGATCTTCGGCAACGAGCAAAAAATTCCCTATATCAACATTGGCCTTTAATCTTTGAGAACCTACCTCATTTATAATGGCAAGTATTTGATTAGACTTACCAGCAAAAACCCCGTGATTCTCCAAGACCATGTCGATTCCCCTTTGCTCAGCATATGAAACACATTCTCTTAAGCCATACAATATGTATTTTATTCCTTCTTCATATGAAATATCCATTTTTTTATTGCCGGCAAACACCCTCAGCGTATCAGTCCCTAATCTGACAGCAGTATCAATACCTTCTTTTACATAGGCAATTTGTTCGTCTAGTTCTTTTTCATCCTCAGTAACAAAATCATTGCTTATGGAATAACAGGCTACTGTCCAATTGTTTTTATCTATCAGATCAATGGTATTATCTATCTCTGCAGGATTTTTCCAAAAACAGTCTAAAAGCTCTACTCCATCTACTCCCGCCCTAAAGGCAAATGATAAAAAATCATCTATAGTAATATTGCCTTTAAAAAATTGCCTTTGTACACTCCACATACTTACAGCGGTTTTCATAATCCTAACTCTTTTAATTTGCTATTTAGGAAGTTCACCGCCAATCTAATATCTTTTTCAGGATCTGCCCCTACTTCACGCTCTATTGTAAGAAATCCATTATATCCTACTTCATTAAGAGCCTTTATATATTCGCTAAAGCGGACATCACCTTCGCCCAGAGGTACTTCCTCATAATAATCCTTAAAGTTTACATCCTCTATCTCACCCTCTGGTAATTGTAACCTATTATATACCCATTCAGGATTGATGGGCTTTTTCCTTACTCCGTCCTTAGCATGGGTATGTACTATATAATCCTTCAATGTATATACACCTTGCACAGGATCATCACCAGTAACCATTGCAAAGTTTGCAGGATCAAAGTTTACCCTTACACCCTTTGAAGATAAACTGTCTAAAAATTTCTTTAGTGTAACTGCCTTTTCAGGACCAGTCTCAATGGCAAAGTATGCACCTACATTGTCACCATATTCGCCTAATTGTTCACAGGCCTCTTGCAATACCTTAAATCTTGGATGATTATGATCTTCCGGTGCAATACCAATATGAGTAGTAACAACATTTGTTTCTAAATCCTTTGCCAGATCCATAATCCTCTTTGACTTTTCAATTCTTGCCGGATTATCCTCTGGTACTGTAAAACCATGTCCGCCTAAATCACCACATAAGGCTGATACAACTAAACCATTGGATTTTATCATATCCAATATTTCCTTTCGCCTTTGTGGGCTTAGATTTTCTGGAGCCATTTCTCCGGATGTAGCATAAATTTGAATACCTGCAGCCCCTACTTCTTTTGCCTTTTTTATGCCATCTTCTAATCCCAGTCTAAAAGAATCTACCATTACACCAATCTTAAATGCTGACATTTTGCTCCTCCTTATACATAAAATATACTTATCCATTTATATATTAATAAAAAAACACATTTTTGTCTTTATTTTTCTTTGCTATATCTTTGTCTATTTTTTTGATTATTCTTGTGCAGATTCTGATACTGCGCTGGCGGCACTCCTATAGTCTTCCTAAAAGCCTTGCTAAAGGAATGTATAGACTGATAATGGAGTTTTTCCGCAATTTCAGTTATGGTAAGTTCTCCTTTTTTTAAAAGCTCTGTAGCCATTTCAAATCTTTTTTGATTATAATATTGCTGTATAGTAAGGCCCGTTTCTTGGGAAAATATATGGGACAGATATGAATAGCTGTACCCAAGCTCTTCTGCAATCTGGGGGAGTTCTTGTATATGGTATATATTGGTATCTACATAGCTTATTATTTGATAGGTAAGATACTTTATATTGTCTATATTTTTATCGGGGGTGTATTCCTTTTGCCAATCATCATAAAAATTACGATAGGCAAGCACTATTATCTGATGTACATATGTCTTCACCATTATATTAGAATATTCGGTAG
This window encodes:
- a CDS encoding ABC transporter ATP-binding protein; protein product: MLALNNISKTFNTGTPNEKTIFKDFNLTVEDEDFISIIGSNGAGKSTLLNIIAGAYPVDRGTIRLDGTDITKFPEHKKSYLIGRVFQDPLKGTAPSMTIEENLAMALNRGKKLSLSRGITKKDREYFKEQLSLVDLGLENRLTDRVELLSGGQRQVLTLIMATITKPKLLLLDEHTAALDPKTAELVNSLTNHIINQNKITTLMITHNMEHAITTGNRLLMMHEGDIIFDMGGAEKKKTTVSGLLNKFEEVQKISFNTDRVMLAY
- a CDS encoding MFS transporter — encoded protein: MENNINRKGSVAALYASFFLIGITVTVYGPTINYLMKDYNISMGKASLFVTFMSMGRTLSVLASGILSDKAGRKPILFGGTLCLTLGLLGIGTLSWYTGGLIFAVIAGVGHGMLDTSASAAISDLYPEKMSRALNRLHMFFGIGCLIGPIISGSMLALGCNWRYIYLVNAIIGLLITIFIWFQSFPQIQNVQTSDAGKGHFIISSTVIALGLILFIYSGVGQSINTWINKYMGDVVNFPIFFAAGTLAIYNLGITLGRLFSSFISEKIGYYRWILYASIGSLVGIVMAFMAGVGIIIVIGLFITGFFFGGLFPTVIAIAGNIYPNNKGAITGGLVTIAAIGSMSVPAIIGFMSQDGSLQSSVKWLIALVALMVIIVSIMQYKKKEN
- a CDS encoding sugar phosphate isomerase/epimerase family protein, translated to MKTAVSMWSVQRQFFKGNITIDDFLSFAFRAGVDGVELLDCFWKNPAEIDNTIDLIDKNNWTVACYSISNDFVTEDEKELDEQIAYVKEGIDTAVRLGTDTLRVFAGNKKMDISYEEGIKYILYGLRECVSYAEQRGIDMVLENHGVFAGKSNQILAIINEVGSQRLKANVDIGNFLLVAEDPMDGIKHLRSSIGYVHLKDFKRLHDEGIQEVYRSLDDHMYQAIPIGQGDVPIKKTIEFLKSNDYYGYLSIEYEGIGDPIEETKQSIDFVKSII
- a CDS encoding sugar phosphate isomerase/epimerase family protein; the protein is MSAFKIGVMVDSFRLGLEDGIKKAKEVGAAGIQIYATSGEMAPENLSPQRRKEILDMIKSNGLVVSALCGDLGGHGFTVPEDNPARIEKSKRIMDLAKDLETNVVTTHIGIAPEDHNHPRFKVLQEACEQLGEYGDNVGAYFAIETGPEKAVTLKKFLDSLSSKGVRVNFDPANFAMVTGDDPVQGVYTLKDYIVHTHAKDGVRKKPINPEWVYNRLQLPEGEIEDVNFKDYYEEVPLGEGDVRFSEYIKALNEVGYNGFLTIEREVGADPEKDIRLAVNFLNSKLKELGL
- a CDS encoding AraC family transcriptional regulator, giving the protein MTSKFQGKAGSGKKFHFDNLFWDDPQVYESIDVYQIGDLCCESDFVLGPHKQLCYEISYITSGKGEFMTDGKWSPVQAGDIYVNLPDQTHDIRADKVEPFRYFYIGFNFNYYTGDQNPFLHIKKMFDHITYPIVKDRLNIEIPFLGTFNEMSKATEYSNIMVKTYVHQIIVLAYRNFYDDWQKEYTPDKNIDNIKYLTYQIISYVDTNIYHIQELPQIAEELGYSYSYLSHIFSQETGLTIQQYYNQKRFEMATELLKKGELTITEIAEKLHYQSIHSFSKAFRKTIGVPPAQYQNLHKNNQKNRQRYSKEK